GAACGCGCCACCGCCAGCACCCTCTTCGGCGAGCTAGTGCTCGAAGGCGTCGAAGCGCAAAGCGCCTAAACACCCATGCCAAAAGTCTCCACTCAATATTTCTCAACCTCTATTTTATAGACCTGTCCCTTATATTGAGGCTTGTAATTAGATAATTAAAAGAGCACTATCTTATTATGCGAACGAAACGGATCACGGCTCAAGGCACGGGGATTTACCATTGTATGTCCCGCACTGTGAACGGGCAGGCGCTTTTTAAACTGAGAGAAATGGAGGTCTTGCGAAAGATGATCCATCAGGTCGCAGATTTTTCGGGCGTCGAAGTGCTTACTTATTGCCTGATGAACAATCACTTCCATGTGCTGGTTCGTGTCTGTCCGGAAGCTAAGGTCTCCGACTCGGAACTGATGCGACGCTATCGGGTGCTCTATGCGAAGCCTTCCTTATATCAAACCGTTTCTGTGATGGAGCAGGAATTAAGAGATGGGGGAGCGGAGGCGGACTTGATTCGACAAAAGCTGCTGGCTCGCATGAATGACGTCTCGGCCTTCATGAAAACCTTAAAACAACGCTTTTCAACTTGGTTTAACAAGACCCATGAGCGCTTTGGGCCCTTATGGGCGGATCGCTTTAAAAGTGTTTTGGTCGAGGGTAAGGGCAACGCGCTGCTGACCATGGCGGCCTATATTGACTTGAATCCTGTGCGAGCGGGACTGGTGAAAGACCCGAAAGATTATCGTTTCTGCGGCTATGCGGAAGCAGTCAGTGGACAACAAAAGGCTCAGCGAGCGTTGAAGTTTCTGACTTTCGGAGCATATGAAGCTTCTAGTAATGAGGCACTTGCGACCTACCGTGAACTGCTCTTTGGCAAAGGTAGTGCGGCTGTGGAACATGCGGCAAACATCGACCGCAAGGCGGCGGTGCGTGTATTGGAAAAGCAGCAAGGTGTCTTGCCGAATGCGGTGCTGCTGCGATGTCGTATCCGCTACTTTACGGAAGGTGCTGTGCTGGGCTCGCGCGAGTTTGTGCAGTCGCATGCAGAGCACTGGAAACGTAGCACAGGGCGCAAACATCCTATAAAACCATCAACTATACAAATGAAAGATAATGAAGCTCTGACTGTGATGAAGCTTTTACGCGGTAAGGCTTACTCTTAATAATCAGGATCTCGAATACTATCAACTTCCACAGTTACTGGGAGAATGGCCTGTTTTTAATTTATAACGACCTTCTATAAAATCTGAAAAATAACAATTAATTCGAGGATGACTGATTGGTTTTCCGCTAGTATCTATTGCTAGGTTTGATTGCGCCACATAAGTACTTAGTCCACCACTATCGTGGACTAAGACATGATACCAGGGCTGCTCTCGTGGAGGCTGAGTTTTATTGGATAGATACCAAGTTTCTCCAGCCATACAACGTGGATCTACAGCAACAATGACTCCGCGATATCCGTAGATCTGATGAATCACTACTAGCCCGAGATCATAATAGATACCCGGTGCCGCTCCACCTTCCATATCTGTAAGTCCTATCAACACAGTCCTTACCTTAGTCAGCTAAAGCGAATCTTCAAGTATTCGACCCAATTGCTTCTAGGATATCCTCAACTGGCCGAATACTGTCAGGGGGAAAAAAACCGTTTATACGATGTATGACTTGCTGGATAATTCCATCGGGGCACGACGCACCTCCAGTTAGCAGGATCCTTGGTTTATCGATCGGTTTTCGAAAGAGCGGCCTATCTTCTTCAACTGTAGACGGCACATTTGTTAAATTGTATGGAAAGATGTAATGACGAACTGCTTCCAGAGATAAGATATTCTTCTCTGACTGAATGTAATGTGCGCGTTCTCCAAAGCGCTCTGCGCATACACGATATAGTTGAAAGGTGTTTGAACTATTTTTTCCACCGACCACAAGGGCTGCATCGATGTTTTGTTCCACAGCTTTATGTAGAGCATCTTGATTAACCTGGGTGGCGTAGCAAAGAGTATCTCCTTTACCTTTGGACCAAAGATGATTCGCAACCTCTGTTTCCCCATACTTACTGGCGATGACATCGCGTAAGTAGTCGATAATACTCAGGGTTTCATTTCGTAAAAGTGTGGTTTGATTCACCACTGCAATTTTTTCCAGATCCTTAAGTGGATCGAAGCCTTTAGAATAAAGCCCAGCAAAAGAGGCTTCGAATAGGGCTAGCTTTTGACTTGGGTCTGCCTGAATTACTTCGGCTAAGCGACGGGCATGCTCCATATTTCGTAGCATCAATGCGGGGCCATAGCTGGAACTATTTGAAAAGGTCGCTTTGGTTTCTTCGTGTTCTGATTTACCGTGTATGAGCACAGTGTAACCTTCTTGCGCGTATCGACGGGCCGCCTTCCAGACTTTCTCAACCAACATACAAGTCGCATCATTTTCGCGTATGGAAAGTCCGCGACGAATAAGGCGGGCCTTATCTTCATTGGTCGCACCAAATGCTGGAATGATTACAATATCATTTTCTGTAAGCTGATTCCAAAGAGCTTCAGGTGCGTCTACGCCAGATGCGATCTGACCATCCGCGCAAAGAGGTAAACCTTTATCCGTCTGTAAATAGCGTAAGCCGCGCGCTAATAAATCCTCGTTTACAAATGGATTATGGATCAACTCGCTAAGCATGAAGACACGCTTATCTGGATGCATAGCTACTGTCTCATAGGCGCGCTCAATCGCATTTTGCACACCGAGACAAAAACCAAAATGGCTGGGAATGACATAGCTAACTGCCCCGAAATCGAGCACTGCAGGTTCTCCAGAGGATTTCTCTTTGGTCCGTCGAGCTTCTTTAATCGCAAGACATAGCGCGCTTTGATAGAGTGCTTCAGATTGTCCATCGATATAGATCGACCGATTGCGCTCTTTAGTCGTGCGGAATCGATAAATATACTCATTCTCTCCCATTCCTAGATAGGGAATACGATATAATTGATCATCAATGGATTTGAGAACCTGCTCCAAATCAGTCGCTTTCGGAAGGGAATTCAGATTATGAATCGTCTGCCAATTACCTTCAGCGTGTTGTGAACTGCTAAGCAATGCACATAGAATCGGTTGCGTGCCAGCGGATGTTTCAAGTTTGGCAAGTTCGTGCCAGCTGTGATCACTTGCATCCATAGACGCGAGTCCATAAAGACCATCCGCCCTTAGTGTCACTAAAAGGTGATTGCTGGAATCAAAAAGCAGTCGAATCGGTTCCATAAGGATATTCTTAAAGCCAGTGAAAGGTAACAGGCTTATCGATCTCTGAACTGAGACTGTGGTGAACGGGGCAACCTTTAGCCGCCAGTTCGATTTTGCGCTTCGTTTTATCATCGAACTTAGCAGGCAGCCACACCTCAGTGCT
The nucleotide sequence above comes from Coraliomargarita algicola. Encoded proteins:
- a CDS encoding transposase, translating into MRTKRITAQGTGIYHCMSRTVNGQALFKLREMEVLRKMIHQVADFSGVEVLTYCLMNNHFHVLVRVCPEAKVSDSELMRRYRVLYAKPSLYQTVSVMEQELRDGGAEADLIRQKLLARMNDVSAFMKTLKQRFSTWFNKTHERFGPLWADRFKSVLVEGKGNALLTMAAYIDLNPVRAGLVKDPKDYRFCGYAEAVSGQQKAQRALKFLTFGAYEASSNEALATYRELLFGKGSAAVEHAANIDRKAAVRVLEKQQGVLPNAVLLRCRIRYFTEGAVLGSREFVQSHAEHWKRSTGRKHPIKPSTIQMKDNEALTVMKLLRGKAYS
- the hspQ gene encoding heat shock protein HspQ; translation: MEGGAAPGIYYDLGLVVIHQIYGYRGVIVAVDPRCMAGETWYLSNKTQPPREQPWYHVLVHDSGGLSTYVAQSNLAIDTSGKPISHPRINCYFSDFIEGRYKLKTGHSPSNCGS
- the ispH gene encoding 4-hydroxy-3-methylbut-2-enyl diphosphate reductase — translated: MEPIRLLFDSSNHLLVTLRADGLYGLASMDASDHSWHELAKLETSAGTQPILCALLSSSQHAEGNWQTIHNLNSLPKATDLEQVLKSIDDQLYRIPYLGMGENEYIYRFRTTKERNRSIYIDGQSEALYQSALCLAIKEARRTKEKSSGEPAVLDFGAVSYVIPSHFGFCLGVQNAIERAYETVAMHPDKRVFMLSELIHNPFVNEDLLARGLRYLQTDKGLPLCADGQIASGVDAPEALWNQLTENDIVIIPAFGATNEDKARLIRRGLSIRENDATCMLVEKVWKAARRYAQEGYTVLIHGKSEHEETKATFSNSSSYGPALMLRNMEHARRLAEVIQADPSQKLALFEASFAGLYSKGFDPLKDLEKIAVVNQTTLLRNETLSIIDYLRDVIASKYGETEVANHLWSKGKGDTLCYATQVNQDALHKAVEQNIDAALVVGGKNSSNTFQLYRVCAERFGERAHYIQSEKNILSLEAVRHYIFPYNLTNVPSTVEEDRPLFRKPIDKPRILLTGGASCPDGIIQQVIHRINGFFPPDSIRPVEDILEAIGSNT